The Dehalogenimonas lykanthroporepellens BL-DC-9 genome includes a window with the following:
- a CDS encoding integrase catalytic subunit (manually curated~KEGG: maq:Maqu_0236 integrase catalytic subunit): MPENTGEELSVSRRCELLGISRSGYYYRPREPDDEDYQVMKLIDRQYLETPFYGARKMAVCLKRQGYTINRKRVRRLMSLMGLRAIYRRPRTSTPATGHKVIELEMTIH; the protein is encoded by the coding sequence GTGCCGGAAAACACCGGCGAAGAGCTGTCGGTCAGCCGCCGATGCGAGTTATTGGGTATCAGCCGTTCCGGGTACTATTATCGTCCCAGGGAGCCAGACGATGAGGATTATCAGGTCATGAAGCTGATTGACCGGCAGTATCTGGAAACACCGTTTTACGGCGCCCGCAAGATGGCGGTTTGTTTGAAGAGACAGGGATACACCATTAACCGGAAACGGGTGCGCCGGTTAATGAGCCTGATGGGCCTAAGGGCTATCTACCGTCGCCCCAGAACCAGTACTCCGGCAACCGGGCATAAGGTCATAGAACTTGAAATGACAATTCACTAA
- a CDS encoding transposase IS3/IS911 family protein (PFAM: transposase IS3/IS911 family protein~KEGG: deb:DehaBAV1_1326 transposase IS3/IS911 family protein): protein MKGIRKQHSPAFKAKVALEALKGEQTIAEIASRHQIHPNLVSKWKKALQDEAASIFSEGHTRKQQQDENLVAQLYQQIGQLKVEKDFLEHVLRR from the coding sequence CCAGCCTTCAAGGCTAAAGTAGCCCTGGAAGCGCTCAAAGGGGAGCAAACCATCGCTGAAATCGCGAGCCGTCACCAGATACACCCGAATCTGGTATCCAAATGGAAGAAAGCCCTTCAGGATGAAGCCGCCAGTATCTTCAGCGAAGGGCATACTCGTAAACAGCAACAGGATGAAAATCTGGTAGCCCAGCTGTACCAGCAGATCGGCCAGCTCAAGGTAGAGAAGGATTTTTTAGAACATGTACTGCGTCGCTGA